A window of Cellulomonas sp. SLBN-39 genomic DNA:
ACGCACCCACCTGCCCGGTGATCGCCACCAGCGGGACCGAGTCCATGTGCGCGTCCGCGATCGCGGTGACCAGGTTGGTCGCGCCGGGGCCGGAGGTGGCCATGGTCACGCCGACCTTGCCGGAGGTGTAGGCGTAGCCGGCCGCCGCGTGGCCGCCGCCCTGCTCGTGCCGCACGAGCACGTGGCGCAGGCGGGTGGAGTCCATCAGCGGGTCGTACGTGGGCAGGATCGCGCCGCCGGGGATGCCGAAGACGACCTCGACCCCGGCCTCCTCGAGCGAGCGGACGATCGCCTGGGCGCCCGTGACGTCCTCGGGGCCGATGCGCTGGGTGACCACGGGGACGGCGTCCGTCGTGGGTCGGGCCGTGGTGTCGGCGGGCCGCACGGGGCGGGCCGCCGTGCGCGGCGGTGCGGGGTGGGGACCCTGGACCATCGTCGTCTCCTGCGGGTCGGTGGCGGGTGGGGGCTGGGCCCGTGGTGGTGCGGGCCCGGACACGACAAAGCCCCTCGGCCCCGGGCACCGGGGCGGACGAGGGGCGAGCGCGCGGACAGCAGACCTGGGTCGGACGGCGTCAGCCGGCGCGCTCCGGGGCTACTACGAGGATCGTCTGCACGTCGGCGACACTACGCCGCTCCCCGCGCGCTGTCACATCCCTCGGGTGTCGTCTCACATCGTGGTTCACCGTTTCGCATGTCGAACGCGAGAAGGTCGCGGCGCGCTCCGTCCGCAGCATCCGGGTGATGCCTGCCGGGTCACGGCACCACGGCGCGCGCCTGCGCGCCGACCGTGACCGTCCGACCTAGTGTGGGTGGCACGACGACGGCTCCGGCGACTGCCGGGACCGGGACGGGGGTGGCACGTGACCAGGACAGCAGGACGTGGCATGACGGGCACCGCAGCGGTGCTCGCGCTCGGCACGGCCCTCGCCGGGTGCGCGGGGCAGGCCGAGCCGGCCGCCCCGGTGACCGGTCAGGCCACGAGCCCCGCGCCGGCTCCGACGACCCCGGCCCCGTCTCCTGACAACACCGCCGCACCCGACGACGACGACGAGGTCGGCACCGACTTCTCGGCCCCCGGCGACCAGCTCACGGCCGAGCCCGCCCCAGACTCGTTCCTGACCGTCGTCGACGTCCGCACCGGGGAGCACGACGGGTACGACCGCGTCGTGTACGAGCTCGCGGGCGAGGGCCTGCCGGGCTGGCGGGTCGGCTACGTCGACGAGGCCGTCGAGGACCCCTCGGGCGAGGTCGTCGACGTCGACGGCGACGCCACCCTCGAGGTGTGGGTCACCGGGACCGGGTACCCGACCGACACGGGCCACGAGGAGTTCGCCGACGACCTGCGCCCCGGCACGGGCGACCTCGAGCACGTCACCCGGCCGCTGACGTTCGAGGGCATGACCCAGTCGTTCGTCGGCCTCGACGAGCAGCGCCCGTTCCGGGTCACCCTGCTGGAGGACCCGGTGCGGGTCGTCGTCGACGTCCAGGACGACTGACCGGCGTCAGGCGCGCCGGAGCACCAGCGCCTCCCAGGGGGCCAGGATGACGACGCCGTCGCGCACGACGGCCGGGTCCGGCACGTTGCCGAGCACCCGCTCCCCCCAGCCGTCGCCCACCTCGGCCCGCTGCTCCTCGCCGGAGAAGTTGCCGAGCACCAGCAGCGCGTCGTCGCCGAGCGCACGGGTGAACGCGTAGACGTGCGGGTGGTCGGGCAGCAGCAGCGTGAAGTCCCCCAGCCGCACCACCTCGTCCTCGTGCCGCAGCGCGTGCAGGCGCCGGTAGTGGTGCAGCACCGACGCGGGGTCCGCGCGCTCGGCCTCCGCGTTGACGTGGGTGTGGTTCGCGGTCACCGGCAGCCACGGCTCGCCGGTCGTGAAGCCCGCGTGGGGCCCCGCGTCCCACTGCACCGGTGTGCGCGCGTTGTCGCGGCTCGCCGCGGCCAGGCCGGCCAGCAGCTGCTCGTCGCTCACGTGGCCCCCCGCACGGGCGTCGTGGACGTGCCGCAGGGACTCGATGTCACGGTAGTCGTCCAGGGACGTGAACCCCGCGTTCGTCATCCCGAGCTCCTCGCCCTGGTAGACGTACGGCGTCCCCCGGTGGAGGTGCAGCACGGTCGCGAGCATGGTCGCGGACTCGCGGCGGTAGGCACCGTCGTCGCCGAACCGGGACACGACGCGCGGCTGGTCGTGGTTGTCCCAGTACAGCGCGTTCCAGCCGACGTCCTGCAGGCCGGTCTGCCAGCGGGCCATCGTGGCCTTCAGCTCGCGCAGGTCCAGGGGCACGGGGTCGAACTTGCCGCCGGGCCCGTGGTCGAGCCCGACGTGCTCGAACGTGAAGATCATGTCCAGCTCTCCGCGGGCCGGGTCCGAGAACAGCACGGCGTCGTCGACCGTCGCCCCCGGCGTCTCCCCGACGAGGAGGAGCCCGTCGCGCCGGCCCGCGAAGACCTCGCGGTGCATCTCCTGGAGGAACTCGTGCAGGCGCGGGCCGTTGGTCGAGCCAGACCCCTGCGGGGCGAGACGTCCGTCGCCCGCAGGCGCGTCCGACAGGCCGCCGTGCTCGTCCACGTGCTTGGAGATCAGGTTGATGACGTCCATCCGGAAGCCGTCGACCCCCCGGTCGAGCCACCAGCGCATCATCGCGTGGACGGCCTCGCGGACCTGCGGGTTCTCCCAGTTCAGGTCGGGCTGCTTGCGGCTGAACAGGTGCAGGTAGTACTCGCCCGTGGCCTCGTCGAGCTCCCAGGCGGGCCCGGAGAAGAACGAGCCCCAGTTCGTCGGCTCGGCGCCGGGCGTCCCGGGCGTCATGCCCGCACGGGCGGGCCGCCACCAGTACCAGTCGCGCTTCGGGCTGTCGACGGACGAGCGCGACTCGACGAACCACGGGTGCTCGTCGCTCGTGTGGTTGACGACGAGGTCCATGACGACCTTGATGCCGCGGGCGTGCAGGGCCGCGACCACCTCGTCGAGGTCGTCCAGCGTGCCGAACACCGGGTCGACGTCCTGGTAGTCGCTGATGTCGTACCCGTTGTCGTCCTGCGGGCTGCGGTACAGCGGGGAGAACCAGACCACGTCGACGCCGAGCCACGCGAGGTGGTCGACACGCTGCAGCACCCCGCGCAGGTCGCCGACGCCGTCGCCGTCGCTGTCCTGGAACGACCGCGGGTAGATCTGGTAGACGACCGCGCCCGTCCACCAGGGTGCGTCCTCGCGCGTGAAGGTCATGCCGGTTCCTCCCGGGGTCCGATGGCTGACGCCTCGACCCTTCCAGCCGAGGCGTCGGCCCGCACCCGGTGCGCGCCGGAGGCGGACGCTCAGGTCGTGGCACCCCGGGTGCCGGACAGGACCAGCGCGGCCACGCAGAGGAGGGCCACGACCATCGCCAGCGTGAAGGGCAGCCGGCTGCGCTCCCGCCGCAGCCCGACGACGCCTGCCGCCACGGCGGTCAGCACCGCGGCGACGCCGACCACCGCACCGGGCGGCGCGGGCGGGCCGGGCGGGCCGAGCACGGCCACGAGCACCGCGAGCGCCAGCACCGCCGGCGCCAGCACGCCGGTGGCGCGACGGCCCAGCCGGTGGGGCAGGCCACGGACGCCCGTCGCGGCGTCGTCCTCCAGGTCGGGCAGCACGTTGGCGAGGTGCGCGCCGACGCCGAGCAGCGCGCCGACGGCGAGCAGCCAGGCGGCCGGGAGCGCCGGCCCGGGCAGCGCGAGCACGACGAACCCGGGCAGGAGCGCGAACGCCAGCGCGTAGGGCACCCAGGACGCCGCCGTGGCCTTCAGGCGGAGGTTGTACGCCCAGCCCATCGCCACCACGCCCAGGTGCGCGACGGCGGCGGCCGGACCGGCGAGCGCCGACGCGGCGACGGACACGACGAGGGCCCCGACGGCTGCGGCGCGCAGCGTCGCGGCCGTGACCGCACCCTGCACGACGGGCTTGTCGGTGCGCCCCGCCGCACGGTCGCGCGCGGCGTCGACCCAGTCGTTGGACCAGCCGATCGACAGCTGGCCGGTCAGCACGACGAGCAGCACGAGCAGCACCGTCGGGGCGGCGGCGCCGAGCCCGACGGCCAGCGCCGTGCTGAGCGCGGTGACCACCACGGTCGGGCCGAGGTGGCAGGCGCGGGCCAGCGCCGCGGCGGTCGCGGCGCGCGCACGTCCGCCCGACGCCGGCCGCCGACGCGGCGGGGAGGTCGACGACCGGGGCACAGGGTGACGGTATCCCCCGCGGGCGGGCGGCGGCGGTCGCCGGGCCCCGCCGGGCGGGCCGGGGCTGCCGGTGCGACGATGCCGGGATGTCCCAGGTCCTCGCCGTCGCCACCGCCCTGCCGGGGCCGGCGCACGCCCAGGCCGACATCACGCGGGTCACCGCGCCGCTGGTCGCCGGGGACGACGCGCGGGCCGCGACGCTGCTGCGGCGCCTGCACGCCGGCTGCGGGGTCGACACCCGGCACACCGTGCTCCCGCTCGACCGGTACCCGCACGTGCGGGGCTTCAGCGAGGCCAACGACCTGTACCTGGAGCTCGGCACCGCGCTGGCGGCGCAGGCGGTCGCGGCCGCGCTGGGGCGGGCGGGCGTCGACCCGGCCGACGTCGACCTCGTGCTGCTCACCTCGGTCACGGGCATCGGCGCCCCCTCGGTCGACGCGGCGCTGGTCGGGCTGCTGGGGATGCGCAGCGACGTGCGTCGCGTGCCGACGTTCGGGCTGGGCTGCGCCGGAGGGGCGGCCGGGCTGGCGCGCGTGCACGACCACCTGGTCGGCCACCCGCAGGACGTCGCCCTGCTCGTCAGCCTCGAGCTGTGCTCGTTGACGCTGCAGCACGGTGACACCGACCCGGCGAACCTCGTCGCGAGCGGCCTGTTCGGCGACGGCGCGGCAGCGGCCGTCGTCGTGGGTCGGGACCACCCGCGGGCGGCCGGTGCGGCGGGGCCCACGGTCGTCGGGTCGCGCAGCCGGCTCTACCCGGGGACGGGCGGGGACCTCGGGTGGCGGGTCGGGTCGTCCGGTTTCCGCATCGTGCTGTCGCCCGGGCTGCCCGACGTGGTCCGCGCCGGGCTCGCGCCCGACGTCGAGGGCCTGCTCGCGACGCACGGGCTCAAGACGGGAGACGTGACGCGCTGGGTCGTGCACGCGGGCGGGCCCCGCATCCTCGACGCCGTGCAGGACGCGCTCGGCCTGCCCGCCGACGCCCTGGCCACGAGCCGTGCGTCCCTCGCCGCCGTGGGCAACCTGTCGTCGGCGTCCGTCCTGGACGTGCTGGACCGCACCCTCGCCGCCGGCACCCCGCCGGGGTCTCCCGGGGTCCTGCTGGCGTTCGGGCCGGGGGTGAGCGCCGAGGTGGTGCTCCTGCGCTGGTCCACGGGAGGATGACGACCGTGCTCACCCTGTACCTGGTCGTGGTCGGCCTCACGGCCGTCGAGCGCCTCGCCGAGCTCGTCGTGTCCACGCGGCACGCGCGCTGGTCGTTCGCCCGGGGCGGGGTCGAGAGCGGCCGCGGGCACTTCCCGGCCATGGTGGCGCTGCACACCGGGCTGCTCGTCGCGTGCGTCGTCGAGGTGCTCGTCGCGGACCGCCCGTTCCTGCCCTGGCTGGGCTGGCCCGCGCTGGTCCTCGTGGTCGCGAGCCAGGCGCTGCGGTGGTGGTGCATCGGCACGCTCGGCGAGCGGTGGAACACCCGCGTGATCGTGGTGCCCGGGCTGCCGCTGGTCGACCGGGGCCCGTACCGCTGGCTGCGCCACCCGAACTACGTCGCGGTGGTCGTCGAGGGTCTGGCGCTGCCGCTCGTGCACACGGCATGGGTGACGGCGGTCGCGTTCACGGTGCTCAACGCGGTCCTGCTGCTGCGGTTCCGCATCCCCGCCGAGGAGCGGGCGCTGCAGGCCGTGCACGAGCCGGTCTGAGGCCGGTGCCCGGCGCGCCGCCCGGACGGGTGCCCGCACGTGCGCCCGACACCGACGTGCTCGTCGTCGGCGGGGGCCCGGTCGGTCTGGCGGCCGCCGTGGAGGCGCGTCTGCGGGGCCTCGAGGTCGTCGTGCTCGAGCCACGGCCCGGACCGGTCGACAAGGCGTGCGGGGAAGGGCTCATGCCGGGCGCGCTGCGGCTGCTGCAGTCCTGGGACGTCGACCCGCCCGGGCACGTGCTCGCGGGCATCAGCTACCGGTCGCCCGCCGGGCACGTCGACCACCGGTTCCGCGTCGCGGCCGGGCGCGGCGTGCGCCGGACCGTCCTGCACGACGCCCTGCACGGGCGCGCGGTGGACCTCGGCGCGGTCGTCGTCCCCGCCCGGGCGTCCGCCGTGCACCTGACCGCGCAGGGCGTGGAGGTCGACGGCCGGACCGCTCGGCACCTGCTCGTGTGCGACGGGCTGCACTCCCCGACGCGGCGGCGGCTGGGGCTGGAGCCCGCGGCCCCGACCCGTCGCGGTCCCCCGGCCGACGACCGTCGGCGCTACGGCCTGCGCCGGCACTACCGGGTCGCGTCGTGGACGGACCTCGTCGAGGTGCACTGGGCCGCCCGCGCGGAGGTGTACGTGACACCCGTCGGCCCGGACCTGGTCGGCGTGGCCGTGCTCGGGCCGCGGGGGACGGAGCTGGACGCGACCGTCGCGGCGCTGCCCGAGCTGGCCGCGCACCTCGGCGACGCGGCCCCGGACGGACCCGTGCGCGGGGCGGGCCCGCTGCGCGCCCGCAGCACGCACCGCACCGCGGGCGCCGCGCGGCTGGTCGGCGACGCGTCCGGGTACGTCGACGCCCTCACCGGCGAGGGGCTGCGGGTGGGGTTCGCGCAGGCACGCGCCGCCGTCGCGACGCTCGACGACCCGGACGCCTACGAGCGCGCCTGGCGGTCGGCCACCCGCGACTACCGGGTGCTCACGTCCGCCCTCGTGGCCTGGGCGACGTCCCCGCTGCGACCGGCCGTCGTGCCGCTCGCCCGCCGCGCACCCGCCCTGTTCGGCGCGGTGGTGGAGCGGCTGGCCCGCTGAGGCCCCGACGGGCCCTCACCCGTCCGGGTGATCCAGGGCGCCCGGAGCGCTCCTGGACAGGTGTCCGCACACCCGTCCGGGCGATCCCGGGACCTCCGTCCCCGGGGCCGTTGACACATCGTCAATAGCGTCCTCGCCATGGCCGAGACGCAGCGCAGGGTCGTCAAGACCCCCGACGCCCGACGCGACGAGATCGTCCGCGCCGCCCGCGCGCTGTTCGCCGAGCAGGGCGTGCGGGCCACCACGATCACGCACGTCGCCGACCGCGTCGGCGTCACCCGCGGGCTCGTCTACCACTACGTCGACGACATGGAGACGCTCGTCGAGCAGGTCCTCGACGCGTGCATCGACGACTTCGTCGCCGACCTGCGCGCGTGGGACGCCGCCCGCCGCCCGGGCGACGTCGACGGCGCCGTGGTCAGCGCCGTCGCGCTGCTGCGCCACCACGTGCCGACCCGCCGCGACCCCGACGCGCCGCAGGGCGGCCCGCACAGCGGGCCGGCGGTGCCCCGGCTCGACGACGCCGCCCTCGCGGTGCGGTTCCTCGACCGGGCCGTCGAGGCCCTCGTCGACACCCTCGAGACCACGACGATCCCCGCGTACGCCGCCCGCCACACCATCGAGATCACGCACGTGCGCGCGACGTTCGTCGTCCTCGTGCACGGGCTCATCGCGCTCGTCCGCTCCCGGCCCGGCACGCCCGACGACGTGCTCGTCGCGCTCGTGCGGCAGACCCTGCGGCTCGCCCCGACCGACGCGCCCGCCACCGACGACCCCGCCGCACCGTAGCGGCCGGGGCTCACCTCGAAGGAGAGACCATGTTCCTGTTCGAGAGCATCACGCCGCTGCAGGCGCTGATGTTCGTCGTCGTCCTCGCCGCGCTCATCGGGCTCAACGAGATCTCGCGCCGCGGCAAGGTCGCCGGGCTCTTGCTGTTCGTCGCCCTGCCCCTCGTCCTGACCGTCCTCGTCTGGCCGCACACCGCCGGCGAGGGCTCGTCGACGGGCTCGTGGTTCCACTGGGTCAAGGTCTACTCGGCGCTCGCCGGGTGCATCGGCTTCATGCTCATCCGGTACGTGCCCCGCCTGGCGGCGCACCGCTGGATGCTGCTGTTCCCGCCGGCGATCCTCGCGCTGAACATCGCCGAGGCCGTCGTCCGTGACTTCCAGGTCGCGGGCATGGACGCCGGGGTCGTCGACGGCGTGACGATGGTGCCCGGCCCGTGGAACGTCATGAACGGCGTCGCGGGGATCCTCAACATCCTCACGATCTGCGGCTGGGTCGGCATCTACGTCAGCCGCGACCGGACCAAGGACATGATCTGGCCGGACATGCTCTGGTTCTGGATCGTCGCGTACGACCTGTGGAACTTCGCCTACGTGTACAACTGCGTCGGCGACCACGCCTTCTACGCCGGCGCCGCGCTGCTGCTGTCGTGCACGATCCCCGCGTTCTGGCTGCGCCGCGGCGCGTGGCTGCAGCACCGTGCGCACACCCTGGCGTTCTGGATGATGTTCACGATGGCGTTCCCGGCGTTCGTGTCGGACTCGCCGTTCGCGGTGCAGTCCGCGCACTCCCCCGCCGCGCTCATGACCGCGTCCGCGCTGTCGCTGGCGGCCAACGTCGCGGTCGTCGTCTACCAGGTGCACCGCCTGCGCACCCGCCGCCTGCACCCGCTGCGCGACGAGCTGTGGACCGACCTGCCGGCGTACCGCCGGGTCGTCGAGCGCATCCCGGGCCACCGGGCCGACGTCGAGGGCACGACCCCCGGCCGGCCCGCGCCCGCGCTGCAGGGCTGACCGGCAGACCGACCGGGACCGCGGGGCGTCGCCGGGGCGACGCCCCGCACCCGCGCTCAGCCCAGCACCGCGCCCTTCGACGCGGACTGCACGAGCTTCTGGTACTTGCCCAGCACGCCGCGGGTGTAGCGGGGCGCGAGCGGCGTCCAGCCCTGCCGACGGGCGACGAGCTCGTCGTCGTCGACGAGCAGGTCGAGCCGGGCGTGCGCGACGTCGAGCCGGACCCGGTCGCCGTCCCGGACGAAGGCGATGGGGCCTGCGTCGACGGCCTCGGGCGCGATGTGCCCCACGCACAGACCCGTCGTGCCGCCCGAGAACCGGCCGTCGGTGACGAGCAGCACGTCCTTGCCGAGCCCCGCGCCCTTGATGGCGCCGGTGATCGCGAGCATCTCGCGCATGCCCGGCCCGCCCTTGGGGCCCTCGTACCGGATGACGACGACGTCGCCGGCGCGGATCGTGCCGTCCTCCAGCGCGTCCAGCGCCGCGCGCTCCCGCTCGAACACCCGCGCGGTGCCCTCGAAGACGTCGGAGTCGAAGCCCGCGGACTTCACCACGGCCCCCTCGGGCGCGAGCGAGCCGGACAGGATCGTGATGCCACCGGTGCGGTGGATCGGGTCGTCCATCGCCCGCAGGATCTTGCCGTCCGGGTCGGGCGGGGCGATCTCCGCGAGGTTCTCCGCCACGGTCCGGCCGGTCACCGTGAGGCAGTCGCCGTGCAGGAGCCCGGCGTCGAGCAGCGCCTTCATGACCACGGGCACCCCGCCGACCCGGTCGACGTCGTTCATCACGTACCGGCCG
This region includes:
- a CDS encoding isoprenylcysteine carboxyl methyltransferase family protein, with product MTTVLTLYLVVVGLTAVERLAELVVSTRHARWSFARGGVESGRGHFPAMVALHTGLLVACVVEVLVADRPFLPWLGWPALVLVVASQALRWWCIGTLGERWNTRVIVVPGLPLVDRGPYRWLRHPNYVAVVVEGLALPLVHTAWVTAVAFTVLNAVLLLRFRIPAEERALQAVHEPV
- a CDS encoding DUF5692 family protein; protein product: MFLFESITPLQALMFVVVLAALIGLNEISRRGKVAGLLLFVALPLVLTVLVWPHTAGEGSSTGSWFHWVKVYSALAGCIGFMLIRYVPRLAAHRWMLLFPPAILALNIAEAVVRDFQVAGMDAGVVDGVTMVPGPWNVMNGVAGILNILTICGWVGIYVSRDRTKDMIWPDMLWFWIVAYDLWNFAYVYNCVGDHAFYAGAALLLSCTIPAFWLRRGAWLQHRAHTLAFWMMFTMAFPAFVSDSPFAVQSAHSPAALMTASALSLAANVAVVVYQVHRLRTRRLHPLRDELWTDLPAYRRVVERIPGHRADVEGTTPGRPAPALQG
- a CDS encoding alpha-glucosidase, translated to MTFTREDAPWWTGAVVYQIYPRSFQDSDGDGVGDLRGVLQRVDHLAWLGVDVVWFSPLYRSPQDDNGYDISDYQDVDPVFGTLDDLDEVVAALHARGIKVVMDLVVNHTSDEHPWFVESRSSVDSPKRDWYWWRPARAGMTPGTPGAEPTNWGSFFSGPAWELDEATGEYYLHLFSRKQPDLNWENPQVREAVHAMMRWWLDRGVDGFRMDVINLISKHVDEHGGLSDAPAGDGRLAPQGSGSTNGPRLHEFLQEMHREVFAGRRDGLLLVGETPGATVDDAVLFSDPARGELDMIFTFEHVGLDHGPGGKFDPVPLDLRELKATMARWQTGLQDVGWNALYWDNHDQPRVVSRFGDDGAYRRESATMLATVLHLHRGTPYVYQGEELGMTNAGFTSLDDYRDIESLRHVHDARAGGHVSDEQLLAGLAAASRDNARTPVQWDAGPHAGFTTGEPWLPVTANHTHVNAEAERADPASVLHHYRRLHALRHEDEVVRLGDFTLLLPDHPHVYAFTRALGDDALLVLGNFSGEEQRAEVGDGWGERVLGNVPDPAVVRDGVVILAPWEALVLRRA
- a CDS encoding TetR/AcrR family transcriptional regulator; this translates as MAETQRRVVKTPDARRDEIVRAARALFAEQGVRATTITHVADRVGVTRGLVYHYVDDMETLVEQVLDACIDDFVADLRAWDAARRPGDVDGAVVSAVALLRHHVPTRRDPDAPQGGPHSGPAVPRLDDAALAVRFLDRAVEALVDTLETTTIPAYAARHTIEITHVRATFVVLVHGLIALVRSRPGTPDDVLVALVRQTLRLAPTDAPATDDPAAP
- a CDS encoding NAD(P)/FAD-dependent oxidoreductase, which encodes MPARAPDTDVLVVGGGPVGLAAAVEARLRGLEVVVLEPRPGPVDKACGEGLMPGALRLLQSWDVDPPGHVLAGISYRSPAGHVDHRFRVAAGRGVRRTVLHDALHGRAVDLGAVVVPARASAVHLTAQGVEVDGRTARHLLVCDGLHSPTRRRLGLEPAAPTRRGPPADDRRRYGLRRHYRVASWTDLVEVHWAARAEVYVTPVGPDLVGVAVLGPRGTELDATVAALPELAAHLGDAAPDGPVRGAGPLRARSTHRTAGAARLVGDASGYVDALTGEGLRVGFAQARAAVATLDDPDAYERAWRSATRDYRVLTSALVAWATSPLRPAVVPLARRAPALFGAVVERLAR
- a CDS encoding UbiA family prenyltransferase; the protein is MPRSSTSPPRRRPASGGRARAATAAALARACHLGPTVVVTALSTALAVGLGAAAPTVLLVLLVVLTGQLSIGWSNDWVDAARDRAAGRTDKPVVQGAVTAATLRAAAVGALVVSVAASALAGPAAAVAHLGVVAMGWAYNLRLKATAASWVPYALAFALLPGFVVLALPGPALPAAWLLAVGALLGVGAHLANVLPDLEDDAATGVRGLPHRLGRRATGVLAPAVLALAVLVAVLGPPGPPAPPGAVVGVAAVLTAVAAGVVGLRRERSRLPFTLAMVVALLCVAALVLSGTRGATT
- a CDS encoding type III polyketide synthase — its product is MSQVLAVATALPGPAHAQADITRVTAPLVAGDDARAATLLRRLHAGCGVDTRHTVLPLDRYPHVRGFSEANDLYLELGTALAAQAVAAALGRAGVDPADVDLVLLTSVTGIGAPSVDAALVGLLGMRSDVRRVPTFGLGCAGGAAGLARVHDHLVGHPQDVALLVSLELCSLTLQHGDTDPANLVASGLFGDGAAAAVVVGRDHPRAAGAAGPTVVGSRSRLYPGTGGDLGWRVGSSGFRIVLSPGLPDVVRAGLAPDVEGLLATHGLKTGDVTRWVVHAGGPRILDAVQDALGLPADALATSRASLAAVGNLSSASVLDVLDRTLAAGTPPGSPGVLLAFGPGVSAEVVLLRWSTGG